The following proteins come from a genomic window of Gimesia chilikensis:
- a CDS encoding glycosyltransferase family 2 protein: MSLQQFTVIVPLYNEAAALPAAIVDLEAILAETGPHELIVVDDGSTDGSSAALKALRETHPDLKLFHHETNQGYGAALKTGIRHASHDWIVITDADGTYPNARIKDLLAHMDQYDMVVGSRTADDVEYSTLRKLPKFFLRHYASWIAGRNIPDLNSGLRVFRRSLAEKFLGLLPDGFSFTTTITLAHLTNQYTVHYEPIGYARRIGKSKIQPIRDTLRFLQLIIRLGVYFAPLKVFGPFAVIQLIAFSISICYDVFVLQNITDKSVMLLMFGMNTAFFALLADMIDKRCQK; this comes from the coding sequence ATGTCACTGCAACAATTCACCGTCATCGTTCCCCTGTATAACGAAGCCGCAGCGCTGCCGGCAGCGATCGTCGACCTGGAAGCCATCCTGGCCGAAACGGGACCGCATGAACTGATTGTAGTCGATGATGGCTCGACCGACGGTTCTTCCGCAGCCCTCAAGGCCCTCCGCGAAACACACCCCGATCTCAAGCTGTTCCACCATGAAACGAACCAGGGCTACGGCGCTGCGTTGAAAACAGGAATCCGCCACGCCAGCCATGACTGGATCGTGATTACCGACGCGGACGGAACCTACCCCAATGCACGGATCAAAGACCTGCTCGCCCACATGGATCAATACGACATGGTGGTCGGCTCGCGCACTGCAGATGACGTCGAGTATTCCACGCTGCGAAAACTGCCGAAATTCTTCCTCAGACACTACGCATCCTGGATCGCCGGCCGAAACATCCCCGACCTGAATTCCGGGCTCCGCGTCTTTCGCCGCAGCCTCGCAGAAAAGTTTCTGGGACTGCTGCCGGACGGGTTCAGTTTCACCACAACGATTACGCTCGCCCATCTCACGAACCAGTACACCGTGCATTACGAACCGATCGGCTACGCCCGCCGCATTGGCAAATCCAAAATACAACCGATCCGTGACACCCTCCGTTTCCTGCAGCTGATCATCCGCCTGGGCGTCTATTTCGCCCCCCTCAAAGTCTTCGGGCCCTTTGCCGTCATTCAACTCATCGCGTTTTCGATTTCGATCTGTTACGACGTATTCGTCTTACAGAACATCACCGACAAATCGGTCATGCTGTTGATGTTCGGCATGAACACTGCGTTTTTCGCCCTGCTCGCAGATATGATCGATAAACGCTGCCAGAAGTAG
- a CDS encoding GtrA family protein yields MSIAHRIPHKATRFALLTIVSLTTNLSIAYGLFYAGVPEALAFASALLTAFVLNFAGCRWFVFLSTDTPLTRQLLHFALTNGSFRLLEYLSLLALSAIGFSNYYIRVITVLATSFVLKFFVYGRFVFGQNRPS; encoded by the coding sequence GTGTCCATCGCCCACAGGATTCCCCATAAAGCAACCCGATTCGCACTGCTGACCATCGTGAGTCTGACCACGAACCTCAGCATCGCCTACGGACTGTTCTATGCCGGGGTTCCCGAAGCACTCGCGTTCGCCAGCGCATTGTTGACCGCCTTCGTACTCAACTTCGCCGGCTGCCGCTGGTTTGTGTTTCTCTCCACAGACACACCCCTCACCAGACAACTCCTGCACTTTGCATTGACCAACGGCTCGTTTCGTCTTTTGGAATATCTGAGCCTGCTGGCGCTGAGTGCAATCGGATTTTCAAATTATTACATCCGCGTCATCACCGTCCTGGCGACCTCGTTTGTATTGAAGTTTTTTGTATATGGCAGATTTGTCTTCGGCCAGAATCGTCCGTCCTGA
- a CDS encoding class I SAM-dependent methyltransferase codes for MNDQSPSDNLNRLPTGEQPTDHATRDRELFDRIAGEYCRKDLLPASRAARRHRLLQTLQAAPFSQNAAVLEVGCGAGFAAQYLQGHIGDYCGVDYSTNLIEYAREFNAGPGIQFVAQNIQEFQPGRSFDLIFAIGLLHHLDNLDATLAALVQLLKPGGWLVANEPQPANPVISFARMIRKRIDANYSSDQRELSSAELQAACSRAGLTDIRLRPQGLFSTPFAEVPLSPQWLTTPCAKLACWTDGCLEHLPAWLLNRLTWNLIIAGQKPESFID; via the coding sequence ATGAATGATCAAAGCCCGTCCGACAATTTGAATCGACTCCCCACGGGAGAGCAGCCCACAGACCACGCCACGCGTGACCGGGAACTGTTCGACCGCATCGCAGGCGAGTATTGTCGCAAGGACCTGCTCCCCGCCTCGCGCGCTGCGCGGCGTCACCGCCTGTTGCAAACCCTGCAGGCCGCCCCCTTCTCCCAAAACGCGGCAGTACTGGAAGTCGGCTGCGGAGCGGGCTTCGCTGCCCAATACCTGCAAGGACACATCGGCGACTACTGTGGCGTCGATTACTCCACAAACCTGATTGAATATGCCCGCGAGTTTAACGCGGGACCAGGCATTCAATTCGTGGCACAGAACATTCAGGAGTTCCAGCCGGGCCGGTCGTTCGATCTGATTTTTGCCATCGGCCTGCTGCACCACCTCGACAATCTCGACGCCACACTCGCAGCACTGGTCCAACTGTTGAAACCGGGAGGCTGGCTCGTCGCCAATGAACCGCAGCCCGCCAACCCGGTGATCTCCTTCGCCCGCATGATCCGCAAACGCATTGACGCGAACTACTCCTCCGATCAACGGGAACTCTCGTCAGCTGAACTGCAGGCGGCCTGCAGCCGCGCCGGTCTCACAGACATCCGTCTGCGCCCTCAGGGACTGTTTTCAACCCCCTTCGCCGAAGTCCCTCTCTCTCCACAGTGGCTCACCACACCCTGTGCGAAACTGGCCTGCTGGACCGACGGCTGCCTGGAGCACCTGCCCGCCTGGCTCTTGAACAGACTGACCTGGAATCTGATCATCGCCGGCCAGAAGCCTGAGTCATTCATTGATTGA
- a CDS encoding Gfo/Idh/MocA family protein translates to MEQLKVGIIGAGGIAAKMHLPELQTVSNCDVLMLAGRKQSRLEVLCRKFNVPEWTHNYQDIIDDERINAVAIALPHPLHVEWGIKAIQAGKHVYMQKPLSTSMDEADAFVEETANHNQTVLALPYMSNPQVLATRNYIQDDKLGTISSAQARASHGGPEVYYAGIQQILEEKSSDDLWFFDADKADVGALFDMGVYAIANLVGTVGAVKSITAKLTTVAKPTRLEDTASMILEFENGALGTAQTGWCDAARTYEFSVHGTRGKIVSCRQPKLLSYFYPSSDVDEDLPLVEESIDLSTYPVQNSHQHWAACIRQGIQPPLSNASTARHVTEILLAALKSSRENRTVDIQSRLTIY, encoded by the coding sequence ATGGAACAATTGAAAGTCGGCATTATCGGAGCCGGTGGCATCGCCGCCAAAATGCATCTGCCGGAACTGCAGACCGTGAGCAACTGCGACGTCCTGATGCTCGCCGGCCGCAAACAGTCCCGCCTCGAAGTCCTCTGTCGCAAATTCAACGTTCCCGAATGGACCCACAATTACCAGGACATTATCGACGACGAACGCATCAACGCCGTCGCCATCGCTCTGCCTCATCCACTGCACGTCGAATGGGGCATCAAAGCCATTCAGGCTGGCAAGCATGTCTACATGCAGAAACCACTCAGCACATCGATGGACGAAGCCGATGCATTTGTAGAAGAGACCGCCAACCACAACCAGACGGTGCTCGCCCTCCCCTACATGTCTAACCCGCAGGTGCTGGCCACCCGCAATTACATTCAGGATGACAAACTGGGGACGATCTCTTCGGCCCAGGCCCGCGCCAGCCATGGAGGACCCGAAGTCTATTACGCCGGCATTCAACAGATCCTTGAAGAAAAGTCATCCGACGACCTCTGGTTCTTCGACGCCGACAAAGCCGACGTCGGCGCCCTGTTCGATATGGGCGTCTACGCCATCGCGAATCTGGTTGGCACCGTGGGCGCAGTGAAATCGATCACCGCGAAACTGACGACGGTCGCCAAGCCGACCCGCCTGGAAGACACGGCGTCGATGATCCTCGAATTTGAAAACGGCGCCCTCGGCACCGCGCAGACCGGCTGGTGCGATGCCGCCCGGACATACGAATTTTCTGTGCATGGCACCCGGGGCAAAATTGTCAGCTGTCGTCAGCCCAAACTGCTCAGTTATTTTTATCCCAGTTCGGACGTCGACGAAGACCTGCCGCTCGTCGAAGAGTCGATCGACCTCTCGACCTATCCCGTACAGAATTCGCACCAGCACTGGGCCGCCTGTATCCGCCAGGGAATCCAGCCCCCGCTGTCGAACGCCTCCACGGCCCGGCATGTGACCGAAATCCTGCTCGCCGCCCTCAAATCCTCGCGGGAAAACCGGACGGTGGACATCCAGTCCCGACTCACGATTTACTGA
- the thyX gene encoding FAD-dependent thymidylate synthase — MTERSELVEQLRWKKVPVLNDGFVCLVDVMGDDSSIVQAARVSYGEGTKRVSDDRTLIRYLMRHRHSTPFEMAELKFLVRVPMDCWRQWIRHRTANVNEYSTRYSVAIDSAQTTLPGEWRTQATSNRQGSDTPLPEDVGAQLTAEETEFQEKARAVYEARLEAGVAREQARKDLPLATYTEAYWKIDLHNLIHFLSLRMDSHAQWEIQEYSRAIGEQIVKPLFPVVWEAFEDYRQGAMFLTRLDKGVIERLMSRAAEKSLAPPFSSELFLEVQDETWKSLKRSRERDECQSKLERMGILKAE, encoded by the coding sequence ATGACGGAGCGGTCTGAACTCGTTGAACAGCTTCGCTGGAAAAAAGTTCCTGTTCTCAATGACGGGTTTGTCTGCCTGGTCGACGTGATGGGCGACGACAGCTCAATTGTTCAGGCAGCCCGCGTCAGCTACGGAGAAGGGACCAAACGCGTCTCCGACGACCGCACACTGATCCGCTATCTCATGCGTCATCGTCACAGCACCCCCTTCGAAATGGCCGAATTGAAGTTCCTCGTGCGTGTCCCCATGGACTGCTGGCGTCAGTGGATCCGGCACCGGACCGCGAACGTCAACGAGTACAGCACCCGTTATTCGGTCGCCATCGACTCCGCCCAGACCACGCTTCCCGGTGAATGGCGGACCCAGGCCACCTCGAACCGGCAGGGCAGCGATACCCCTCTCCCCGAGGATGTCGGCGCTCAGCTGACTGCGGAAGAAACCGAATTTCAGGAAAAGGCCCGCGCCGTCTACGAAGCCCGTCTCGAAGCTGGCGTCGCCCGTGAACAGGCTCGCAAAGATCTGCCCCTGGCAACTTACACCGAAGCCTACTGGAAAATCGATTTACATAACCTGATTCACTTCCTGAGTTTACGCATGGACTCGCATGCACAGTGGGAGATTCAGGAGTACTCGCGGGCCATCGGCGAACAGATCGTCAAACCTCTGTTCCCCGTCGTCTGGGAAGCCTTTGAAGACTACCGCCAGGGGGCCATGTTCCTGACCCGTCTCGATAAAGGGGTCATCGAACGCCTGATGAGCCGGGCCGCCGAAAAGTCTCTGGCACCACCGTTCTCGTCCGAACTCTTCCTCGAAGTGCAGGATGAGACCTGGAAATCGCTCAAACGCAGCCGGGAACGGGACGAATGTCAGTCCAAACTGGAGCGGATGGGGATCCTCAAAGCCGAATAG